From a single Diceros bicornis minor isolate mBicDic1 chromosome 6, mDicBic1.mat.cur, whole genome shotgun sequence genomic region:
- the LOC131406977 gene encoding large ribosomal subunit protein eL30-like, with product MVAAKKTKKSLESINSRLQLVMKSGKYVLGYKQTLKMIRQGKAKLVILANNCPALRKSEIEYYAMLAKTGVHHYSGNNIELGTACGKYYRVCTLAIIDPGESDIIRSMPEQTGEK from the coding sequence ATGGTGGCCGCAAAGAAGACGAAAAAATCGTTGGAGTCGATCAACTCTAGGCTCCAACTCGTTATGAAAAGTGGAAAGTACGTGCTGGGGTACAAGCAGACCCTGAAAATGATCAGACAAGGCAAAGCCAAACTGGTCATCCTCGCCAACAACTGCCCAGCCTTGAGAAAATCTGAAATTGAGTACTACGCCATGTTGGCCAAAACTGGTGTCCATCACTACAGTGGCAATAATATTGAATTGGGCACAGCATGTGGAAAATACTACAGAGTATGCACACTGGCTATTATTGATCCAGGTGAATCTGATATCATTAGAAGCATGCCAGAACAGACTGGTGAAAAGTAA